A window of the Pongo abelii isolate AG06213 chromosome 10, NHGRI_mPonAbe1-v2.0_pri, whole genome shotgun sequence genome harbors these coding sequences:
- the LRCOL1 gene encoding leucine-rich colipase-like protein 1, which yields MAGPGWTLLLLLLLLPLLGAMAGHGPHKKKLNVSHKGIGEPCGSHEECQSNCCTINSLDPHTLCTPKTIFLQCLPWRKPNGYRCSHDSECQSSCCVRNNNSPQELCTPQTVFLQCVPWRKPNGDFCSSHQECNSQCCIQLREHSPFRCLPRTGILAQCLPL from the exons ATGGCCGGCCCGGGGTGgacgctgctgctgctgctgctgctgctgccgctgctggGGGCCATGGCAGGGCATGGGCCGCATAAGAAGAAGTTGAACGTGTCCCATAAG GGCATCGGGGAGCCATGCGGGAGCCACGAGGAGTGCCAGAGCAACTGCTGTACCATCAACAGCCTGGACCCACACACGCTCTGCACCCCTAAGACCATCTTCCTGCAGTGCCTGCCCTGGAGGAAG CCCAATGGGTACAGATGCTCGCACGACTCAGAGTGCCAGAGCAGCTGCTGCGTCCGCAACAACAACAGCCCGCAGGAGTTGTGCACGCCCCAAACCGTCTTCCTGCAGTGTGTGCCCTGGCGCAAG CCCAACGGCGACTTCTGCAGCAGCCATCAGGAGTGTAACAGCCAGTGCTGCATCCAGCTGAGAGAGCACAGCCCCTTCCGCTGCTTGCCCCGTACCGGGATCCTGGCCCAGTGCCTGCCCCTG TGA